AGTCAAAAGGTAGAGAAAGTTCGTCGGCGACAGCATCACCTAAATCAACTAACACAGCATAAAATAACCAAGTACCCCAAATCTGCAATTGAACACCATTAACAGAACCAGTCCATAAATAACTTAAACCTAAGAGCCGCTTTACAGTATTAAAAGCATCTTCAATTCTCCATCTTCGACGGTACAAATCAGCCACAACGTATGGTGGTAAAACTGTAGGTTCAAGCACACTTGTTAAATAAGAATGCCAGGTCTTAGCTGAACGAACTTCGACCAGACGTAAAGTAATAAACGGAGTTTTCTTAGTGCCAGAGCCAAGACGTATCAGACGGTCACGTAAAGAAAAGCTATCTGTAAATACCTGCTCGACATGAATTGCTGCTCCCTTTTTTAACCGAGTAATAAAATTCACTTTTTGTGCAATTAGTTGTAGCCAGAAGTTAAAATGATAAAATCCTCTATCTAATAAAAGTAAGGTATGGGGATCTGCTGACTTTAAAATATCTGATTCAAAATTTGTATCTGCACTTCTGGCATTCTCATTAAACCAAATTTCTACAGGTAAAAAATTGACTAAATCTATAACTGTACAAATTTTTCCAGCTAATTTACCAGGCGGAGCATCTTTTAAACTGTCAAGCTTCTGAAATAAAGCTTCCAAAATTGAACAATCTACTATCCAAATTTTTTCAAATTTTGACTTAGTGAATTGAACACTTTGGGGGACTTTTCGCCTACTTCTTCTTTGCCAAGAATCTTGTAATTTTGGGACTAAATCTTTAAAAACTCTTTCAAATAATTGCGCTGGGAATGTCAGAAATCTCTGCGATATTGCTTGTTGGCTCACCTCAAGAGGTTTACACCACAGAAACCCTTCTCGTGCTAACATTCTGGTTAATTCTGTGGCTCCCGCCACGTCTCGCCACAGTAGAGTTAGCACTGCCGCTACCATTAATGGTAAGTTGAGAATCCTGTCTCTTAATCCCAGTTGACGGTAGTAATTTTCTTGTGAAGTGATTGCTGGTGTAAGTAACTGCTCAAGTTGAGAAGCAATTACTTCGTCTTCCATCATTGGGCGTTGCTTCTTTTTAGCATGATCTCGATTGGTTTTACGACTGCTACTCATGGTTTTTTACAATCGCTCAATTACTTGTATTAATTGAGTTTGCCATGATTTTGAACAGAGCAAATCATTCTCTCAGACCCGTATGATAATGATAATCAAAAACAGGAGTAGTGGAGAGGGCGAGGGAAGCTCGCCCTCTCCACCTTCATTACAATTATCATTCTTATGCACCTATATTTATTCTCAAAGACTTATTGACAAAATTCTTTCTCTTCTAACTTGTTCCGAATGGATAAGCTGTGAGAATCGCTTTTAAATCGAGGGTATCGGAGATATTGTTGCTAGAAGTGGGGGAACTGGTAGATGTGAAAATTCCTGAAGCCAGGATAGTTTCGTTAGTTGTAATCGCCGCACGAGTTGATTGTAATATCGGTGCAAGTAATTGAGGATAGTGTTTTTCTAAGTCGGCAATTTTGGCTTTTGCACCCCAATGGGCATAAGCATAGTAGCCTTGAATCATGTATTCCTCGGCTATGCGCTGTTTATCCCATTGCAGATAAAACTTGGCTGCTAACTCTTGGGCGAGGGCTTCTTCGTTGATAAATTGATGGTCTTTAGCCAGATTTATCGCTTGGTCATAACACTCACTGGCGGCAAATTTTTCACCCAAAACTCGATGACGTTCAGCCTCGACTAAATACCATTTATGCAAGTGGTTCATCGGCGCATAACACGCCCATTGGTGCAGAACTGTTTGGTGGCTGGCTGCAACCGCCAGCAGTTCGGCTTGTTCTGGTTCTGGCTGGTTCGGCACAAGTCCTAGATAAGTTAGCGCCGCATAAAAATGGAAAATCGGCACAAAAATCGATCCTGATACTGCCATTAAACAGGGCTTGGCTTGGTCAATATAGTTGCGTGCATTTGTATAATTAGCAAAATAGCAAGCAAGTAGCAGTTTGTAGATATAAGCTTGAGCGATCGCAATCAAGTCATTATCCTGCTGGTGCTTCGTCAGCATCAATGTTTCATTGTAGGTATTACCAATCAAGTAATCTGGTTGGCTGACTGGTTCTATTAAGTTTTCTGCCGCCTGTTTACCCAAATTCAAATATACTTGAGCCGAATATTGTTTTACCTGAGCCAATGCCAGACTATAATCAGCCATAGCTTTAACAAAACGATGCAGTTCTTCACCAGTGAAAAATCTGCCATCACTGTGACCACCTAAAGCAAAACCAGCGTGTAAAAAATCTCCGGTTTCGATGCCAGTTTGGTAGGCGGTTAACAACAACGGAATTGTGGCATCTAATCGCTCTTGGTAATGTTGAATAAAGCAGCCAAACAAAGAAAGGACAACGGATTTATGCTTTTGGATCTGAAATTTTTCCAGTAAGTTGATAGCTAACTGACCAAAGGCATAGCCTGTG
This window of the Nostoc sp. HK-01 genome carries:
- a CDS encoding transposase, IS4, whose product is MSSSRKTNRDHAKKKQRPMMEDEVIASQLEQLLTPAITSQENYYRQLGLRDRILNLPLMVAAVLTLLWRDVAGATELTRMLAREGFLWCKPLEVSQQAISQRFLTFPAQLFERVFKDLVPKLQDSWQRRSRRKVPQSVQFTKSKFEKIWIVDCSILEALFQKLDSLKDAPPGKLAGKICTVIDLVNFLPVEIWFNENARSADTNFESDILKSADPHTLLLLDRGFYHFNFWLQLIAQKVNFITRLKKGAAIHVEQVFTDSFSLRDRLIRLGSGTKKTPFITLRLVEVRSAKTWHSYLTSVLEPTVLPPYVVADLYRRRWRIEDAFNTVKRLLGLSYLWTGSVNGVQLQIWGTWLFYAVLVDLGDAVADELSLPFDSISLEMIYRGLYHFYVAHQKGKATDPIKYFAAPENQDLGIVKRQRKPNMLLIVAPFPDQQRGTPEFFFQPPSQIPLTTASQP